Proteins encoded within one genomic window of Candidatus Zymogenus saltonus:
- a CDS encoding polymer-forming cytoskeletal protein, producing the protein MRTKTTAILIILAIFFILVASSALATESKTFRGESYTLGKDESVSGDLYVEAWEVSIDGRVEGNLYIHAGEIKLNGTVTGSALVRGFEVEMGGVVEGNAFINGFDVDIPATIKGDLNVGALEVDLSGNYLSKTNAEAFMIIASGEFAGESNIRADEFTITKDAVFSGDLNYKADTFKRSLGAVTSGAVNETAAEEEEEYGPKMVFFVVVWVVFLIGFIIVGLVLNKLFPSFVSGITERVFHRMMNNLGWGVLFLLLAPIAVIVLALTLVGIPLAVLIILSCLIGLYIGEILVAAATGGLIFSLFKKEGISYWLKLLVGALVVFIITMIPILGFFIGVIIYILGIGAIKGYLVDLKRGSK; encoded by the coding sequence ATGAGGACAAAAACAACCGCCATATTGATAATTCTGGCGATTTTTTTCATCTTGGTTGCCTCTTCCGCCCTTGCAACGGAGTCCAAGACCTTTAGGGGAGAATCCTACACGCTGGGGAAAGACGAGTCGGTGTCGGGGGATCTATACGTCGAGGCCTGGGAGGTCTCTATCGACGGCAGGGTCGAAGGTAACCTCTATATCCACGCGGGAGAAATCAAGTTGAACGGCACGGTTACGGGAAGCGCCCTGGTTCGCGGCTTTGAGGTGGAAATGGGGGGGGTCGTAGAAGGAAACGCCTTCATAAACGGCTTCGATGTGGATATCCCGGCAACGATAAAGGGAGACCTCAACGTGGGAGCGTTGGAGGTTGACCTGTCCGGAAATTATCTGTCTAAAACCAACGCCGAGGCGTTTATGATCATCGCCTCGGGTGAATTTGCCGGCGAATCGAACATCAGGGCGGATGAATTCACCATAACGAAAGACGCGGTCTTCTCGGGAGATCTCAACTACAAGGCCGATACGTTTAAGCGATCCCTTGGAGCGGTTACGTCGGGGGCTGTAAACGAGACTGCGGCCGAAGAAGAGGAGGAATACGGCCCTAAAATGGTATTCTTTGTCGTTGTCTGGGTCGTCTTCCTGATAGGATTTATCATCGTGGGCCTCGTTTTGAACAAGTTGTTTCCAAGCTTCGTCTCCGGGATTACGGAGAGAGTCTTCCACCGGATGATGAACAACCTTGGCTGGGGGGTTTTATTCCTCCTTCTTGCGCCCATAGCGGTCATTGTCCTCGCCCTCACACTGGTCGGGATTCCCCTCGCCGTCCTTATCATCTTGAGCTGCTTGATCGGACTCTACATAGGGGAGATCCTCGTGGCCGCGGCGACCGGGGGACTGATCTTCTCCCTCTTCAAAAAGGAGGGGATATCCTACTGGCTCAAGCTTCTGGTCGGAGCCCTGGTCGTTTTTATCATCACCATGATTCCAATATTGGGATTCTTTATCGGGGTTATCATCTACATATTGGGGATCGGGGCGATCAAGGGCTACCT
- a CDS encoding 4-vinyl reductase gives MSNQRKIVWDADRGFIKLITEGAEERLFLIREGFIKAFADEIVNVSGQRMLTMIVRNLMKKLGAGVEEGPTWESFERFTDNAILTVSKEESVVPEIFAWDMKTRNLQLKGGGMYDMWTVRSIQAFKEVMADILTERGANAILHDVAKAGGKAVSEGIMKSWGWNDVKSALDSLDGVNRFIYPNAGWGKSRALAEIGGDGFAVGIFKYWDLYESHGMKSEGPSCTISRSFIEGIGDGTGKAISNQAAEAREVKCIAKGDDYCAFVVKFKPDKSPPLDWKDLEGEWRALDAVELPPE, from the coding sequence ATGTCTAATCAAAGAAAAATAGTTTGGGACGCCGATAGAGGATTTATAAAGCTGATCACAGAGGGTGCGGAAGAGAGGCTCTTTCTCATAAGGGAGGGATTCATCAAGGCCTTCGCAGACGAGATTGTCAATGTGTCCGGCCAGAGGATGCTCACAATGATAGTAAGGAATCTCATGAAAAAATTAGGGGCCGGGGTGGAGGAGGGGCCGACCTGGGAGTCGTTTGAGCGTTTCACCGACAATGCCATCCTGACCGTCTCCAAAGAAGAAAGCGTCGTACCGGAGATATTTGCCTGGGACATGAAGACAAGAAACCTCCAGCTCAAGGGGGGCGGCATGTACGACATGTGGACCGTAAGATCGATCCAGGCGTTCAAGGAGGTTATGGCCGATATTCTGACCGAGAGGGGAGCGAACGCCATCCTGCACGATGTGGCGAAGGCCGGCGGAAAGGCGGTAAGCGAGGGGATTATGAAATCGTGGGGCTGGAACGACGTAAAATCGGCTCTCGACAGTCTCGACGGGGTCAACAGGTTCATATATCCGAATGCGGGATGGGGAAAATCGAGGGCCCTGGCGGAGATCGGCGGTGACGGCTTCGCAGTAGGAATCTTCAAGTATTGGGACTTGTATGAATCGCACGGGATGAAATCAGAGGGTCCATCGTGCACCATTTCACGAAGCTTCATAGAGGGGATCGGGGATGGCACAGGAAAGGCGATCTCGAACCAGGCGGCCGAGGCGAGGGAGGTGAAATGTATTGCCAAGGGGGACGATTACTGCGCCTTCGTAGTCAAGTTCAAGCCTGACAAATCTCCGCCCCTCGACTGGAAGGATCTCGAGGGGGAGTGGCGGGCCCTGGACGCGGTCGAGCTTCCTCCCGAGTGA